DNA sequence from the Candidatus Atribacteria bacterium ADurb.Bin276 genome:
AGCTAAGGCCAACTGGGTAATTTGCGGTAGCATGGCGTTTCGTAATACATAACGATAAATAATAAATCTTTCTTTTACCCCTCCGGTTTGAGCATATTGAACATAATCTTCTCTTTTTACATTTTGAACCAGGAGTTTCATTTGTTGAAACCAGACAGCACCGCCAAGAATGACCAGAGTCATTGCAGGAAGAAAAGAATAGCGCAGTATGGTCATGATGAATCTCCAGTTCAGAACAGTTCTCCTTCCTAACATCATCCCACCAACCGGAAAAAGCTGCCAAACATAGGCAAAAAGGATGAGGACAATAATACCGAATATATAATGAGGAATTGGTCTGATAATCATGATGAGAGCATCTATAATTTTAGACCAGTTTTTACGAGAAAAATATCCGGCAATACCTCCTAATATGTTTCCCAATATCCAAGATATGAGAGTGGAAGTAGCGAAAAGTCCAATGGTCCAAGGAAGATAGGTTTTAAGGAGTTCAGAAACTGGAGTGGGGAACTGGAAAAAAGATGGACCGAAATCTAAGGCAAAAACTCTTTTCCAGGTAGTTATATATTGTTGAAAGAGAGTCCCTTTTAAACCATAAAGTTCCTTAAGTGTTTCCATAAGGCTTTCTACCGCTGTGGGATCCAAGGTGGATCCTTGAGACTGTATTTGAGCGATCATTTCTAAAACTGGATTTTGACCAGTCAAGCGGGGTATAAAAAACACTGCAGTGATTCCACAAAAAATGACTACGATATATTGGATTATCCTTGGGACCAAATAATCTCTGAAAAATCTCATGATTTACCCCCTGATGAGATACCCTGGTGATGGATTACCAGGGTATCTCAAAGCGATTGATATTATTTTTTCTTCAACAAGGGAAGCATGTATTTAAGATTTGGCCAGTGGTGATAGGGTTGACTGTAAGGATTTTCTGCTCCTGGCCAGTTTACCCAATAGGTTTCATCCCAGGCAACAGCACCACAATAACCATAAGTTGGTATAGTTGGCATTTCTTCGACTAAGACCTTTAAAGCTTCAATTCCTAATTCAACAGTTTCCTCAACGGCAGCAAATGGATCGGTTTTTTCTAGCTTTTCAATGATTTCGTCTAAAACCGGATTGCACCATCGGGCTGCGCCACCGGGTCCAAGTGCTACTGGTTCTCCAATTGGAGTGAGAAGACGTGAATGCCAGGGGTCGAAGGTTCGAGAAAGGTCAACACCAGCACCCCAAGGTTCAGCAGCTGGCCATTGTGTGGAAACATCAAACTCACCATTAAGGACCAAAGTATTGAAAGCTTCAGTTGGTCCTGCTGAAGCATCAATTCCGAACTTCCTCCATTGTTCAGCAGCAGCATTGGCATTTTTCAACTGATGATGAGTAGGACTGGGGTCAGAGAGAAGGTTAATTTTCCATGGAGATCCATCGGGCAAAAGCCATTTTCCGTCTTCACCTTTAGTAAAACCGTTTTTCTTGAGTAATTTTTCAGCAACATCCGGAGCGTACTTCCACCATCCTATGCCGAATAATTCTTGTATTTTGGCTGGATCATCCGGTATTGGATAGCCTCTTTCTTTAGCGGCTTCTACAATTCGATTAGGAACATCAGGATCATAGGGTTTGAAGGTTTCTCCATTACCCAAATTAAGTTCGAAATCTTTCAACCAATCCTGCATTGGAATAAAGAAAGCTTCTAAATAAGCAGGAACTGGAGGGAGATGGAGATTGCTAACCGGTGCCATCAAGTCGAATGCAATCGCCATATAGTCGACAATGTCAATTGCCAAGGTTAAAGCCCAACGCACCTCTTTATTGTCGTAGGGTGGTACCAGGTTGTTGAACATAATCCCGGTAATGCACGGATCAATGTTGACTACCCAAGGCCAATCTCTCCGCCAACCACGGGCAGCGTCGCTTTTGTCTAAAACAGCTCGCAGCCCTTCTGGGGTATGTTGAGCCATGTCTATTTCATGACGGAGCTGGGAGAGAATCTTTCCTTCTTCGCTTTCAAACCATTGGAAGAGAACGTATTTCGGTTGAGGCTCTCCAAAAAGTTTCCCAGTTGGTGTTTTATCCCAATCTTCTCTTCTTTCCCAAAGGGTCCAGAATCCAGCTGGATCATAATCAAACAATACATAGGGACCATTACCCACCGGAGGATTGTATTCATAGGTCAACTGGTCTTCAACATTTTCGAAAATATGCTTCGGCATGATCCGGAGGCATCCCCACCGATCTAAGAAATGGGTATGGAAACGAGAGTTTGGAATTTTAAGGTCCACTACCACAGTGAGGTCGTCGATTTTAGAAACCTTTTCAACATACTGGACCATTGGTCCATGGTAGAGGAGCCCTTGAGTGTTGATGTGGATGTCAATGGTAAAAATAACATCATCGGCAGTGACCGGAACTCCATCGCTCCAGGTGCAACCTTCACGCAAATTGATGGTCATCTGAGTGAAATCATCATTATAAACTGGAAGACCGGCAGCCATACCAGAGATGATTTCTCCAGTAGCGTAATCAACTGTCCACAGTGGTTCCAGGAGGAGCTGTTGGATTCCACGATCCTGGTTTCTCCAACCAGCCCAAAGGTTGAAGTTATTGGGCATTCCAACCCGGCCGGTTAATTGGTCAACAACTAAGGTTTCTTCTCGAGAAATTCCAGCTGGGAGTTGTGCCGAGGCAACGAAAGACACCAACAAAAGCATGCCAAAAACCAATGATAACCATATTCCCCACCTATACTTCATTAAACTTTCCTCCTTTATATTTAAAACAACCTCCTAAAAAATTAGTTTTTTAAACACAATTTGCTTTAGTTTTTTTAAATATATTTATTTCCTCTGTTAGATCCTAAAAAATCATAGAAATTTTACTACAATTATTATTCAGTTTTTTTAGTAAGATTATCCCAGGTATACAATCGACAAGGTAAAATGACCTTTCTTCTATCGCCTCCTTTAATGGTTTCTATAAGCATGGTTGCTGCTAATTTTCCCAATTCTTCCAGTGGTTGCTCAACAGTTGGAAGAGGTGGATCAGTATATTTCACCGCTTCAATTCCATCAAATCCGACAATGTCTAAATCTTGAGGAACAATTAGGCCTTTTTCTTTAGCAACTTGAAGCGCTCCAATAGCCATTTTATCGTTAGCAGCATAAACCGCAGTTGGATAAGGTTTTTTTTCGAGAAGTCTTTCCATGGCTGTTCTTCCGCTGAGACGTCGGAAGTTGCCTTCAATAATATACTCTTTTTTTAAGGAAATGTCATGTTCAAGAAGGGTATCGACATAGGCTCTATAACGTTCTTGAGCATGGAGATGATCCATCGGACCGCGTATATGGGCAATGCGCCGGTGTCCCTTTTTGATTAAATAAATGATTGCTTCTTTGGTGCCCCCATAATGGTCAATGTCAATGTAACTGACTCCTTCACCATCAACTTTTTGATTCACGATAACAAAAGGGAAGTTTTCCTTCACCAGATCACTCACTTCAGAATAGGAAATTGGCCAGTGAGAAAGAATAATCAGCCCTTCAAATAAGCGGTTATGGGCAATATCCAAGAACGCAGTTCTTTTATCCAAAGGATGTCCGTTGTAGAATTCACCTTTGACTAGCATCTGGAGATAGTATTCATGAGAGGATACTGCAGTGAGGAGACTGTTAATCAACTCTCCATAAAAGGCAGAAAGCTTACCTTGTTCTTTTATAAAGGCACAGAGAAGGACGGTATTGGTTTTTCCCTTGATCAAACTTCGAGCTAAGATATTGGGATGATAGCCGAGCTTTTGTGCAGCATCTAAAACCTTTTGCCTTGATTTCTCGGAAACCCCTTTTTGGTTATTGAGCGCTAAAGACGCCGTTGCAGGCGATACTCCAGCTAATTTAGAGACATCTTTTAAAGTAACATTCATTACACACCTAAAACGTTTTAGATTATTTTTATTCTAATTTATTATCGGATTGATGTCAAGAAAAAAAATTCGAAAATTTATAAATCCATAATATTCTTATTTTTTCTTCAAAACATAAGATTTTTAAGATATTATGAAAAATGAAGATTTGTTTACAAAAACATTTTTGAACAGGAGCAAAGAATGATTTTATCGAGAAAGAAATTTATGTTAATAGCTTTTTGCTCAATGATAGTAGGACTTTTATTCCAACAACCAGCCTTTACTTGTACGACTTTAGTTGTGACTCCAGGAGCTACTATTGATGGATCAATGATCGTCGCTCATTCTGATGATAACCACCTGATCGACCAGAGGATTATTTATGTCCCGGCCATGGATCACCAAGAAGGTGAACTCCGACCAGTTTATTGTTCAGCAGCGGCAATCGATGAATATCCACAATATGCCAGTTTTTTTTATCCTCGGATTAATGCGACCGATCGTGGTCCAGGATACATTACCCCTGGATTTCCTCAGTCAATTCCTTTGGGATATATCCCCCAAGTCACTCACACCTATGCTTACTTTGACGGATCGTACGGTATTATGAATGAACATCAGCTCATG
Encoded proteins:
- the oppB_1 gene encoding Oligopeptide transport system permease protein OppB; the encoded protein is MRFFRDYLVPRIIQYIVVIFCGITAVFFIPRLTGQNPVLEMIAQIQSQGSTLDPTAVESLMETLKELYGLKGTLFQQYITTWKRVFALDFGPSFFQFPTPVSELLKTYLPWTIGLFATSTLISWILGNILGGIAGYFSRKNWSKIIDALIMIIRPIPHYIFGIIVLILFAYVWQLFPVGGMMLGRRTVLNWRFIMTILRYSFLPAMTLVILGGAVWFQQMKLLVQNVKREDYVQYAQTGGVKERFIIYRYVLRNAMLPQITQLALALGQVFSGVLIVEMVFSYPGIGLLLYRGVTRGDYNLVMGITVLSILTITTAVLILDLFYPLFDPRIRHK
- the appA_1 gene encoding Oligopeptide-binding protein AppA precursor yields the protein MKYRWGIWLSLVFGMLLLVSFVASAQLPAGISREETLVVDQLTGRVGMPNNFNLWAGWRNQDRGIQQLLLEPLWTVDYATGEIISGMAAGLPVYNDDFTQMTINLREGCTWSDGVPVTADDVIFTIDIHINTQGLLYHGPMVQYVEKVSKIDDLTVVVDLKIPNSRFHTHFLDRWGCLRIMPKHIFENVEDQLTYEYNPPVGNGPYVLFDYDPAGFWTLWERREDWDKTPTGKLFGEPQPKYVLFQWFESEEGKILSQLRHEIDMAQHTPEGLRAVLDKSDAARGWRRDWPWVVNIDPCITGIMFNNLVPPYDNKEVRWALTLAIDIVDYMAIAFDLMAPVSNLHLPPVPAYLEAFFIPMQDWLKDFELNLGNGETFKPYDPDVPNRIVEAAKERGYPIPDDPAKIQELFGIGWWKYAPDVAEKLLKKNGFTKGEDGKWLLPDGSPWKINLLSDPSPTHHQLKNANAAAEQWRKFGIDASAGPTEAFNTLVLNGEFDVSTQWPAAEPWGAGVDLSRTFDPWHSRLLTPIGEPVALGPGGAARWCNPVLDEIIEKLEKTDPFAAVEETVELGIEALKVLVEEMPTIPTYGYCGAVAWDETYWVNWPGAENPYSQPYHHWPNLKYMLPLLKKK
- the exuR_3 gene encoding putative HTH-type transcriptional repressor ExuR → MNVTLKDVSKLAGVSPATASLALNNQKGVSEKSRQKVLDAAQKLGYHPNILARSLIKGKTNTVLLCAFIKEQGKLSAFYGELINSLLTAVSSHEYYLQMLVKGEFYNGHPLDKRTAFLDIAHNRLFEGLIILSHWPISYSEVSDLVKENFPFVIVNQKVDGEGVSYIDIDHYGGTKEAIIYLIKKGHRRIAHIRGPMDHLHAQERYRAYVDTLLEHDISLKKEYIIEGNFRRLSGRTAMERLLEKKPYPTAVYAANDKMAIGALQVAKEKGLIVPQDLDIVGFDGIEAVKYTDPPLPTVEQPLEELGKLAATMLIETIKGGDRRKVILPCRLYTWDNLTKKTE